The proteins below come from a single Halomicroarcula saliterrae genomic window:
- a CDS encoding helix-turn-helix domain-containing protein — translation MADDPAAVFALLDDEYARSLLAATSHEPMTAPALSDECEMSLSTVYRRLEALEAVGLVDAEVVPDPDGDHRKRYEAQLDELLVSLDDGSFDVSLRTKSTTAEFADAFTDLWEGL, via the coding sequence GTGGCCGACGACCCCGCTGCCGTGTTCGCCCTCCTCGACGACGAGTACGCGCGTTCGCTCTTGGCGGCCACGAGCCACGAACCCATGACCGCACCTGCTCTGAGCGACGAGTGCGAGATGTCGCTCTCGACCGTGTACCGCCGACTGGAAGCCCTCGAAGCGGTTGGCCTCGTCGACGCCGAGGTCGTCCCCGACCCGGATGGCGACCACCGGAAACGCTACGAGGCCCAGTTAGACGAACTGCTCGTCTCGCTTGACGACGGGAGCTTCGACGTGAGTCTCCGGACGAAATCGACGACCGCGGAGTTCGCCGACGCCTTCACCGACCTCTGGGAGGGGCTGTAA